In Tepidimonas taiwanensis, the following are encoded in one genomic region:
- a CDS encoding DUF2189 domain-containing protein → MATTHPDASPPHHDTPASPERESVFSLPLADLTPAAPFQWLAAGWRDFRCCPRIGLFYGACFALMGQALWQAFLHAPAYVLALSAGFLLMGPFLALGLYDASRALEEGRTPSLRASLTSWRPTLSTMAIFAGVLLILEMLWGRASLVVFAVTMNTMPSSENMLAALISLDNVEFLITYVVVGAIFAGLIFVSSAISIPMILDRQTDAVSAALTSFRACLQNPGVMLLWGALITGLCVLAMLPAFLGLLVVGPVLGHATWHAYRNIVPAPERARPGDDSVTR, encoded by the coding sequence ATGGCCACCACCCACCCCGATGCGAGCCCCCCGCACCACGACACGCCGGCCAGCCCCGAACGCGAGTCGGTGTTCTCGCTGCCGCTGGCCGATCTGACGCCGGCCGCGCCGTTCCAGTGGCTGGCGGCCGGCTGGCGCGACTTCCGGTGCTGCCCGCGCATCGGCCTCTTCTACGGCGCGTGCTTCGCGCTCATGGGGCAGGCGCTGTGGCAGGCCTTCCTGCACGCCCCCGCGTACGTGCTCGCGCTGTCGGCGGGTTTTCTGCTGATGGGGCCGTTCCTGGCGCTGGGGCTGTACGACGCCAGCCGCGCGCTGGAGGAGGGCCGCACGCCCTCGCTGCGCGCGTCGCTGACGAGCTGGCGGCCGACGCTGTCCACGATGGCGATCTTCGCCGGTGTGCTGCTGATCCTGGAAATGCTGTGGGGGCGCGCGTCGCTCGTGGTGTTCGCGGTGACGATGAACACCATGCCCTCCAGCGAAAACATGCTCGCCGCGCTGATCAGCCTGGACAACGTCGAGTTCCTGATCACCTATGTCGTCGTCGGCGCGATCTTCGCCGGGCTGATCTTCGTCAGCAGCGCGATTTCGATCCCGATGATCCTGGACCGGCAGACCGATGCCGTCTCGGCGGCGCTGACGAGCTTTCGCGCCTGCCTGCAAAACCCGGGCGTGATGTTGCTGTGGGGGGCGCTGATCACCGGGCTGTGCGTGCTGGCGATGCTGCCGGCGTTCCTCGGGCTGCTCGTGGTCGGGCCGGTGCTCGGCCACGCCACGTGGCACGCCTACCGGAACATCGTGCCCGCGCCCGAGCGCGCCCGGCCGGGCGACGACAGCGTCACGCGTTGA